Within Peromyscus leucopus breed LL Stock chromosome 7, UCI_PerLeu_2.1, whole genome shotgun sequence, the genomic segment CAAGGAATGGCTGTTGCAGGAGGCTAAAATTAGCCCAACATAAACTAATTAGTCTCTGAACCTACAAAACGCCAATCTTTCCACAGAGCAGAAATTCCAGTTGGTCCACCAGTCTCTGTGGATACAAAATTTTCTTCCAGGCGTTTTGTGTTCACATCCAGACATAGCTTCTTTGGGGGGATTTTCCTTCATACTTGCAATTAGATGACCTTAGTTCTTGTCCTCTTGGCTTTTGTTTGCTGTAATGTACATATTTAAGGAACATAAGcttcttttaaaatcttaaaaagagaaaggaatgacaTTCAACTATGCTGCAAACATGACTGAAGCTTCAATGGTGATACAAACACTTGTCAGTCACATTAGAAGCTACAGTgtagtgaggaagagagagatccagaaaaTCTACTTCGTGGAGCACTTTTGTCATGGAAACCCAGGATAATATAGAAGCTAGATATGCAGTATCAGGTAGTACCTGGAATGTCGGTAGATTGGGGTATACATCTGAAGACAGAATCAAAGAATGTGCCATAGTTTGAGTTTCCAGTTGGGGTGTTGccctggctagttttttgtcaacttgacagaagctagaatCATAAGATTGGACAGAACCTTAATTGTGAAAATGTGTGCATAACCTCAGGCCgtaagcaagcctgtggggccttttcttaattagatatgggagggctcagcccagtgtgggtggagTCATCCCTGGGATGGttttcctgggttctataagcaagCAGTCTGATCAGGCCCTGGGGAGTAAGCCaatgagcagcacccctccatggcctcttcatgaGCTCATGCATCTGGGTTTCTgttctgtttgagttcttgtcctctAGTTTTattcctgatgctgtgacaaaACAACTTGCCAAAACTCAGTTGCGTAGAAAAGGGATTTAGCACCTGCTCCAGTTTTCAGTCTGTTACTGAAGAAATGTCAAGAACAGACAGTAAGCACAGGAATACTTTCTTGCCAGCTTGCCCTTAGTACTGTACCCTCTCTTACACTGTTCTTACAATGCCAAtggcatggcaccacccacagtgaactgcaTCTGCCTATATCAATGAATAAATCTGAAAGTCCTCCATAGCCAATTTGATACTAGATAATATTTCATTAAGACTTTCTTCCCAAGTAATGTGTATTGGTCaaattgacagtcaagattaaccagCATGTAAGACAATAAAAAAGTTgatgtcaaagaaagaaagaaagaagaaaggaaggaagaaagaaagaagtaaagaaagaaagaaaggaaggaaggaagaaagaaagaaagggaggaaggaaggaaggaagaaaggaagaaaaaaaagagaaagagagaaagaaacacttaAATTTTCCTGGGAGTTTATTTCTTACCTTAAGAAAGTCCCATATTTCTTGCCAGGTATACGTCTTCtttacaaatataattaataaagatTTGACATGCCTTGGGCCCTTTCCGAATGACAGAATCACACAGGTCCCGTGCCTTGTCCATAATAGTGtcattttccagttttattctctccatctcttcctggtTCAGCACTTTCTTCTCCAAAAGCTCATCCAGCAAGCCATTTATTGTCACTTCACCCACTGAACGGATGAACTGCTTCCTCTTTACCCTGAGGATGTCATCTGTTTGGAGCACAAAGATTTCTCAAGTCAGACAAACAGTCCTGGGTTATCTTCTCATCACAAACAGGGTATGCCTCCTTTCAGATTTCATCAGCAAAATTTTCTGTTCACATTCTTTAACTTTTCTCTATCCTCTTTGTGTGTCTGACACATTTCCCCTCAACATTGCTCATTAGTGAACACAGGGCAAGGGATGCAGTCTTTATTAGGACCTCTGAGGAAACCATCCTTTTCTGTCCCATGTGTATTCAGATTAATAACATTAGAAATAATGGTAACTCATTTTCTTTGAGGGCAACAGTCTCTAAAACTCATTCCATTTCATTTGTTAGACTTAGGGCATTTAAGAGCTAAGGTTTCAAAATGACAGAAGGATGCCAGTGAAGTACATTTTATATCTGGCCCTGCCTTTCCTTCTGATGGCTTTGAGAATCTTCTGTGTACGTTTCTCCCTGCTGTACTCCATTTTCCTAAATGTAGCTCATCTAAACACCTACAGAATCCAACAATAGTCTCCAGGGATCCCGGCCCCTTCCCATGTGTATTCACTATGCCAGCCCCTTCCCATGTGTGTATTCACCCTTCCCATGTGTGTATTCACTAACCCAGCCCCTTCCCATTTGTGTATTCACTACCCCGGCCCCTTTCAAAATAGGACAACTCACCAGCCATGGCTTTTCTCTCCTATCATCCAGTGCACCTGAAAGTATGAACAGGTTCCAGGGTTCTTTATACTGAGGTGTGTATGCCGATTGAGAAATAACCATTGCTCATGTATCCTTTCATGCCCCAATTAAACTCACTCTTCTGGAGTAAGTTACCCAAGGAGTCAATTACAGAAATGACTCTTTCTCAACATTTCAAATAGCTCAGGGTAGGAGAGGATTAGAtcagatggaaaaagaaaggaaagacatggTGATTGTTATGTGCAAAAAATTGTAGAATAGTGAACTATTTTTTATGAAAGTATGACCCATGTACTAGTAAGTTTTTACTCTCAACAAaacttagaatcacctggaaagtcTTATTAAAGGATAATCTATATTATGTTGGaaagggcatgtctgtgaggctatttcttgatttttaatgaatgaaGAAAGACATAGTTTAGTGTTGGTAGCATCATCCCTGAAGAAAAGGTTCCTGAATGGcataagagaagagaaagttaGCCAATGTGACACAAACTATCCTGTATgtgtcttttctctctgcttttagtTGTAGATGTGATGTGGCCAGCTTTTTCAAGCTCTTGATGCTATGACTTCCCTACTGTgctggactgtaacctggaattgtgagctgaaatgagtcctttcttttcaatatttctttttgttgctaaCCCAGAAATGAAACTCATACAATTCATAAGAGGAAATGagaataagtaataataaatgtTCAAGTTTAGCAATCCAACAAAGTGGACAGCCCCAGGTGCCTGGAATATCACTGCACTGAGAGGGTATTTAGCAGAAGAACCAGCTTTTACTGTACTGATGAGTCTAAGGCAGAGTGCCAGAGTGGATCAGTAGCATGATCAAGATGTCAAAGAGCACAAATTTCAAAAAGAACCCTACAAATAATAGAACTGAGTACATAGCATTTACTGTCTTGTCTCTGCAGCCGAGCCAAATAAGGAAGGGTAAGCAACAGTCCTTATGCTATTCTCACTAGTGCTGCAGACAGCTAGGTACTTGTTGCTGGAGGAGCTTATAGCTTTCACAGACCCTAAGACCATCTGGGGAAATTTATCAGAAACCTATAGCATAGTGTGGCATTATGCAAATGTTCACTGCTGTATCCTGTGAATCACTCATGGTGCCTACATAAGCTCCTGGTGGTCAGCACAGTTTGGAGATAGCAACAACTCAGGGCCTTATGAAGAAGCCAGACATTTTCCTACAAAAACTTGGCCAGTCTTGTTCAGTCAGTTATCAGGACAGACCTGCTCAGACTTGCACAATCACAGTAAACTGTTGAGAAGCCTAATCTACCTCTTGCAGTCAACCATGTCTAGTGCCTACCCTATTGTTACCACAGGAAGCAACAGGGCCACTCTTCCCAGAACCTGGCCCAGCAAGCCTCCTGGGATATAGCCAGGTAGTGCTTCACACCCTTTCTATGCCCCCAAAAAACATCCCAGGTAACATCACCCACACACACTAATGAGTCATCAAAACATCTAGGCTTCCTATTCAAagaagttttgtttatttagacCCCAGGAAGCAGCTGGACCGTGTGCAGCTGGCTTGGCTTTCTGGGGCATTTGCTTTAATCTTGGAAAGTGCAGGGTTCCTCCTGAGTGATTGATGCTAGCTGGCCTTTGTGAGGATCTCCTTAAGAAAACAGATGATCAACTTCTACTACCACACCGGACACAGAGAATTTGCTGAATTATGTTTATGTCTGAAAAGGGATACTAACTATTGGATATTTGGCACTCAGTAGTTATGCTTATTACAGTTGACATTCTGgcctgccccttggggacccacccTGCAAATTCTGAAGTAAAGCCTACTTTAAGAGAAAAACCCCtcatcccccttctctctttctctctattcccatgaagCGCCACTGGAACCCTTCATCCTATCTGTAAgattctccccttcccttctggcCATTTTCTATGAGTGAGGACTCATCTTGCCTCAACACTGGTTTCTCGAAGACACAGTACTGGCCACCATGTGTCTCAAGCTTTCAGCTCT encodes:
- the LOC114686850 gene encoding caspase recruitment domain-containing protein 17-like; the encoded protein is MADDILRVKRKQFIRSVGEVTINGLLDELLEKKVLNQEEMERIKLENDTIMDKARDLCDSVIRKGPKACQIFINYICKEDVYLARNMGLS